The Sulfurovum sp. TSL1 genomic sequence TCAGGAGGGGATACAGATACTCTCTGAAGATGTTGCATCATCCGGTTTTGGCTATGCCGAGGGAGAAACTGTAAACGGAAAAAGGGCTGAATGGAGTAAGCGTAATGTGGTAGGGCCGCAGATGCTTTACTACTCTCTTGAAGTCTTGATAGAACCGGGAGAGCATAAGCCTAAACCGCCTATTGTCCCGTCTGAACAAGAAACTGAGACGCTTAGTGATCTTCCAAATATGCTGCAGGATACTGCAAAAAATCTTTTACATGATATACGTTCCAGATCGGCAGATACACATTCATTTACAGCACAGCTGATCAAGGATTTTAGTGCCAAAGAGCCTTCGCAGGCAGTGAAAATACTGCTTGCACAGTCAGGAGAAAGCAAAATTGATCTGCTCTACCGTCTGCTAAGATACAGAAAGATAACAGTACGCAAGATCCATGGGCTTTATCTGGAAAGTGCACGGCGTAATATCGCATTGACACCTATGCTGGATGTCTATGACGGAAAAGATTGGCAACTGTATGATCTGAACAAAGGTAAAGTGGTCCGTGATAAGAACTTTTTTGTTTGGCAGCAGGGCGATAATGCTTTGATAGAGGTCACCGGAGCAAAAAAATCCAACATCAGTTTTTCATTGAATGAACGTCAGGTTCCCGTACAATATCTTCTTGACAAAAAAGAGCTTGTCAAAAAGGCAGCGATATTGGACTTTTCACTCTTTACCTTGCCTATATCCGAGCAGAATACCTATAGGCATATCTTGCTGGTACCCTTTGGCGCATTGGTGGTGGTATTGTTAAGGATCATGGTGGGATTGAGAACGTCTGGAACCTTTATGCCCGTGTTGATAGCATTGGCCTTTATGGAGACGACACTTTCTGCCGGGCTGATCATGTTTATCATGATCGTAGGAATGGGTCTGATCATTCGTTCGTATTTAAGCAGTCTGAACCTGTTACTGGTCGCAAGGATCTCCGCAGTGATGATCGTCGTGATCCTTATTATGTCCTTTATGAGTATTTTAAGTTTTAAACTGGGGATCAAAGAAGTGCTTACTGTCACATTCTTCCCTATGATCATTTTGGCCTGGACGATTGAAAGAATGTCCATATTATGGGAAGAAGAGGGGGCAAGAGAGGTCTTCATTCAAGGTGGAGGTTCACTCATCGTTGCTGTGTTCGCTTACTTTGTCATGAGTGATCCCTTTGTTTCACATATAGCTTTTAATTTCCCGGAACTGCTTTTGGTGGTATTGGCCGTAATCATTATGATCGGACGTTACAGTGGATATCGTTTGAGTGAACTCATGCGTTTCAGATCCATGGTGGAGTGATCGATGTTTGCCAATCCTTTTAAGCTTAAAAAGTTGGGTATATTGGGCATGAACAAACGAAATATACATTATATCGGAGCACATAACGATCGTAAATATTATCCTTTGGTGGATAATAAGCTGAAAACCAAGATCGTTGCACAGAATGCCGGTATTGCAGTGCCTAAGCTGATCAAAACCATCGAACGTCAGTCCCAGCTTCGACATTTAAAAGAGATGCTGGAGGGGATCGACGGATTTGTACTTAAGCCTTCCCAGGGAAGCGGAGGAAAGGGTATTTTGGTCATCGTCAAACGTGAAGGTGATGAGTTCATTAAAGCCAACGGGCAGAGACTTGCATTGAGGGATATCCAACGGGATATCTCAAATATTCTCAGCGGTCTCTATTCACTTGGGGGAAAACCCGATGTTGCCATGCTTGAGACACTGGTGGAATTTGACCCTATTTTTGACCGTTACAGTTATGAAGGGGTTCCGGATATCAGGGTGATCACCTATAGAGGATACCCTGCCATGGCAATGTTGCGATGTTCCACACGGGAGAGTGACGGCAAGGCAAATTTACATCAGGGTGCGGTGGGTGTAGGACTGGACATCGCAACAGGCAAGGCACTCTTTGCTGTACAGCATGGTAGACCCGTGACACACCATCCTGATACAGGCTATGATTTCTCTGAGCTTGAAATACCGCATTGGGAGAAGATACTCTCCTTGGCCGCATCATGCTATGAGGTGACCCATTTGGGATACCTGGGTGTAGATATCGTGCTGGACAAGCACTTAGGTCCTTTGATCCTGGAACTCAATGCCCGTCCCGGACTGGCCATACAAATTGCCAACAGAACAGGGGCAGTCAAACGCTATGACGTGATCGATACACAACAAGCCAATCTGGATGTGACGCAGAGAGTCAAATTCTCCATGGAGCATTTTAATATGCAAGAAGGTGAAGATCAAATCATCATGAGAGAAAAGTAAAGGATAAAAAGAAGTATGAGTGATGCAGATAAAAACAATCCTTTGCACGGTATCAAACTCAAGCAGATCATAGAAGAGTTGCAAGAAGAGTACGGGTGGGAACTGCTGGGAGAGTTTGTGAACATTCGATGTTTCAAGTATGATCCCAGCATCAACTCCTCTTTGAAATTCTTGAGAAAAACACCCTGGGCAAGAGACAAAGTCGAAGCGTTGTATCTGCTTATGCGAAAGAAGAAAGCAAAAGAAAATTAGAAACTTCTATAGTTTCAACGCAGACGGAAAAATGTACTTCCGCTTCCTGAAAAGAACCATCCTTCTTTCGCTTCTTTTTTGAGTTCAGGATAGGCAATGAGTGCAGCTTTGTAAAGATCATTCAGTAGGATCGGGTCTGCAATGCGTTCGAGCAATGTTTTTGAGTCAAGTTTTTCCCATCCTATGAAAGAAGCCAGTGAAATGCCATCGAGAAGCTGTGCTTTAAAGGTTTTATAGACCAGTGCTGTATCGCAGCCTATCTGTGGAGTATAGAGTTCCAAAGAGAGCGGTTCTTCTTCAAAGGGTTCAACGATCTCACCAAAACCGCTGACGTTTGCCGAAGTATAGTTATAGATGAAAAAGGGGAGGTCTGCACCTATGGTACTTCCCAGCTTCGCCAACTCCTCAGTACTGATCAGAAGATTACACACCTCTTTGACCAAACGCATAAATGCAGCTGCGTCCGAACTGCCTCCGCCTAAGCCCGCCTGACTTGGAATGCGTTTGGTGACAACGACCTTATGTTTGTAGAAGAAATCAAGTATCTCAAGGTCACCGGTGTGGTCATTGAGTGCTTTGTAGGCTTTGTAGATGGTATTGGATTCAAGTGGTATACCCTCACACCCTTCTATGGTAAAGGTGTCACATTCGCAGGGTTCAAAGCTAATGGTGTCATAGAGATCTTCTACATACATGAAACGGGAGAGCAGGGTATGGTAGCCCTCTTTGTGGCCAGTGATCTTTAAAAAGATATTGACTTTGGCATGGGCCCTGATACTGTATCCTGCATCCGTTTTTTCTATCGTCGATTGTCTTTTAGTGGGGTTCTTAGGCTCATTTCCGTTATCCGTCGATGCGGGAAGCGTATCGATATCCCAGTATCCACCTTCATCACCACCTTCAAAACCACCCATAGCACGAAACCCTTTTTATAGAAATTGGAGGGGGCATTATACTATAAAAAAGATTGGTAGTAAAAGCTCACTGATCAGCACGCTTCGAATTTCGGTATACGGTTGAATCTATACTTGATCTCTTCACCTTTGATCTCGATAATGGAAAAAAAGTGTGAAGTCTCGATAAGATAGACCCCATTCTCTTTGGTTTCAAAATAGTCCAAAGAGAGTTTTTTGCCCAGTTCAAGGTACGTTTCGTCACCCGTATAGGTATTGGAAGGAATGGACAAATGCGTAAACGGGTTCAGGGCTTTTTCATCCTCAAAGTAGAATGCGCCTTCATGGATACGATGCAGACTTGAGAGGGTACCGTCTACCCCGAGTTTATCTGCCACAAGGGCACCGAGACTGCGAATGTAGGTCCCTTCACTGACTGTGGCTTCGAAGTGTACAAAAGGATGGTTGTAGTTCAGCAGTTTGATGTCGTAGATCGTGGAGGTGATGGTCTTCAGTGCGACTTCCTCACCTTCACGTGCAAGTTCATAGGCACGTTTCCCGTTGATCTTTTTGGCACAGAACTTTGGAGGGTAGTAGGTGAGTTCGCCTTTGAGTGAAAGTAAAGCATCTTCTATTTGCTGTCGGGTACAAGGAGATACCTCTTTAATGCTGTCTATCTTCTCTATATCAAGACTTGGAGAGTTTGCTCCTAGCCACAGTGTAGCTTTGTAGCTTTTAGGTGTTTTGTTGAGGTATTGGAAGAGTTTGGTGTATTGTCCTGTAGCGACGATGAGACACCCTGTCGCAAAGGGGTCAAGCGTACCCGAAAACCCCACTTTCTTTGTCCCGTATTTACGTTTGACATACCCCATATATCCATTCGAAGAACGAAAAATAGGTTTATTGACAACAAATAATCGATTCATGTCAACTTCTCATTAAATAATGTCACGGCGAACGCCCTTGCACCCCACTTTCGCTTTAGCGACGGGAGGTATCGGCATTTAGTGCCAGAAAATCTAGCGATTCGAGAGCCGTGACGATTTTTGCCTACTTTTGTAAAAAAGTAGATAGAAAAACTTAAAATATGAGTAAATTTTTGTTGCATACTAGAGTTAAACACTTTATATCGATTGAACAAATGAACTGAGTATTTCTTTTTTGTTCCCGCCAAAGTTGATAAGCAGTTTGTACTCTTTACCGGATTTGTTCGCAGCCTGTACACGCCCGATCCCAAAGATCTTATGTTTGACCAGGTCCCCTTTTTTGAAAGCGGAACTTTTAGTGATCTTGAGGCTGGTTTCCTGGATCAGTCCCGCTTCACCCAGGAAACGGCTTTTGTCTATCATTTTACGCCGGCCTTTGTAAAAACGGCTGTCAACATAGCACAGAGTAAGATCCGACTTTGCTCTGGTGATCGCCACATAGCCCAGACGACGCTCCTCTTCCATGTTGGAACCTTCCCCAAGTAGAGGGAAGAACTCCTCTTCCAGTCCTATGACAAAAAGATGTTCAAACTCCAGTCCCTTGGCTGCATGGATACTCATAATGGTAATGGTGTCCTCTTCAACCTGGTCCTGGTCACTCTGCAGTGAAATGTCGTTGAGGAACTCATCCAGTGTAAGGTCAGGGTTTTTCATTACAGCATCCCTGAAGTATCCGTAAAACTCATCGATGTTCAAGATGCGGTCAAAACCATCCACCATACCGGCATAATGGTCTTTAAGCTTGATACGCTCTTCAAAGAGAGTAATGAAGTTACCCAGTTCATTTTCCAAAGCTTCCTGCAAGAGCGTGATATCTTCGACAAGTTTCTCCAACGCTGTGGTGATCTTTTTACTGACAACAGCAGGGAGTTCTCCGTGTACAGATTTTTTCATATATTCAAAAAGTGACATTTTGGCATCAAATGCAGCTTTCTGTAACTTTTCGATGGAGGCTTTACCGATACCTCTTTTAGGTTTATTGATAATACGTATGAGAGAAAAATCATCATGCGGATTGGAAAGCACCCTTAAGTAGGAGATGAGGTCTTTGATCTCTGCACGTTCATAAAAACGCATACCTCCGATGAGTTTGAAACCTAAACCGGCTTTTGTAAACCCCTCTTCGAGTGAACGGGAGAGTGCATTGATACGGTAGAGTACGGCTATTTCGTTCGGATCCACACCTTCATCGAGAAGTTTCTGTACTTCGTGTGCGATGGCTTTGGCTTCCATCGATTCATCCAGTGAGTGAAGGAGTTTGACCTCTTGACCTGTTCCTTTATGGGAAGTGAGTTTTTTACCCAAACGCGTGGAGTTGTGTTCTATAAGGGTATTGGCAGCATTGAGGATAGGTTCGGTGGAACGGTAATTCGTTTCAAGTTTGACCGTTTTGCATGTCTCAAAATTATTGGCGAATTCCAGGATATTACGGATGTTCGCACCTCTCCATCCGTAAATACTCTGATCATCATCTCCCACCACACAGAGATTGGTATGCTCAGAAGAGAGCAGTTCAAGAAGTTGGAACTGCAGTTCATTGGTATCCTGGTACTCATCCACCATGATGTACTGGTATCGCTGGCTTGTCTCTTTCCTGAGCGTATCATTTTCCCTGAGTATCTTATAGGTGAGCATGAGGAGGTCATCAAAGTCCACAAGGTTGTTCTCTTCGATGTTCGCCTGGTATTTGACATAGATATTGGCGATTTTTTTGTAGTCAGGAAGCTCGGCCTTTTCCAGGACCAGTTCAGGGGAGAGAAGCGAGTTTTTATATTTTGAGATCTCAGAAGCGATAAATGAGATATTGAGATCTACCTTCAACTCTTTGGCTATGGAGCGCAAAAGCCGTTTTTTATCGTCACTGTCTATGATCACGAAGGCATTGCTTCTCCCCAGTTTTTCGATATGGAATTTTAAAAAGAGCAAACCGAATTTGTGAAAGGTACATAAAAGCGGAGGGTAAGAGACTTTTTCCGGCATCAATTTAAGGGCACGCTCACGCATTTCCGCAGCGGCTTTATTGGTGAATGTAAGGGTTAAAGTGTTTGCAGGGTCAATCCCCACTTCACCTACAAGGTAAGCAAGTCTGGTCGTCAGTGTTTTGGTCTTCCCGCTGCCTGCACCTGCAAGGATAAGCATGGGACCGTCAATATGCTCCACGGCCTCACGCTGTGATGGGTTTAATGCATTTAAAATTGTTTCCATGAAAATTATTATGCTCCTATATAGTATTAATTATACCTTTTAATTGATTAGAAGTGCCATAAAGGAGAGGTTTAGACTTTTGATACAAAATAAAATCATTCTAATAAGAACAACTTATGTGTAATTAAGTATAATAAGATATAATAACTTTATTAATATATTTATTTAAAAATTTAATTTAGAATGAAGGAAATAACTGAATGTTAAAAGATTTTGTAAAGTTAGAAACATTTTTAACTGTATCGCGTGAAAGAAGTTTTTCTAAGGCTTCTGCTAAGTTAGGGATTTCACAGCCGGCTGTGACACAGCAGATCAAATTTATTGAAAAATATCTTGGCTGTAAAGTGATCGAACGTAAAAAGAACGGTATCAAACTCACCCATGAGGGTGAAGAGCTCTACAAGATAGCCACAAGACTTGAAAAAGAGATACTCTCTGCAGAACAGGATGTACTGAAGATCATCAACAAAGAGATCACTTTCAGACTGGGTGCGTCCTATACGATAGGGGCATATATCATCCCTGGTCAATGTCTTAACACGATCGGTGAAGCGATCAACAACAGTGTAAGTTTAGATATAGACCAAAGTGATAACATCATCGAAAAACTCAAAGACAGAAAATTAGATGTGGGTCTGATCGAATCGCCTATTATGGATAACGATCTTATCTACAGAGAGTGGCTGGAAGATGAACTTGTCGTAGTGAGCAATGTGCCTATCAACAAAACATTGAAAACGGAAGAGCTCTATGAGTTTGATTGGATCTGTCGTGATGAGGGTTCACATACAAGACGTGTTGTTTCTGAAGTGTTTGAAGAGTTGGGTGTTTCATGTAAAAGTTTTAACGTACTAAGCGAAGTAAATAATAGTGCTACCGTACTTCAAACGATCAAGAAAAGTGACAAAAACCCAGATAAACCAGTGGTCTCTATCATATCGAAATATGCAATTATGGATGAAGTGGCGAATGGAGAGCTTTTTGAAGCAAGACTCAGAGGTTATACCATGACACGTAAATTCTTTATTGTGTATTCGAAAGAGAATAAACACAATGCCTATGTGGACAATGTAGTGAATTATATCTTAGCAGGCCGCTGCTAAGATCAGATCTATTTTTTATTCTTGAGAAGCTTTTTATTCTCAGGATTCTTTAAAAGCGCTTCCATTGAAGATTTTTTGGAGGCACTTTCTTCTTTTTTCTTTTCACTCTCTATCACCGGCTGTGCAAAATTGATGACGATAGGATTGTCCCCTACAAAGAGTTGTTTAATGGCCAGTAGAGGCAAGGAGACCGTTGAACCGAAATTATCACTTCCAAATCCTGCTTCAAAAGAGAAATACCCTTCGTTTAACTGGGCACTTTCAAACGTAAAGCCACTCAATATAAAGAGCACAGTGTCGTCAAACGACTCTTTGATATCCGCAGGGAGTTCGGGTGTAAATGTAATATATTTCACTTCACACGCCAATGCAAATTCCTGATTTTTGTTAAATAAGTATTGAATGGTTTCATAGATATGAGACTGCATGAGTGCACGATATTCAGGCGTTTGTAAAAGGTTAATGGTCATGATTGCACCCCCTTATAATAGTTTGTGTGGTTTGATATTTAGAATTTTAAATCCTATCATAGCATTCATTAAAGCTACATGTGAGTAGTTTTGGAGCCTTTCTTTTTTGATCTCTTTGGGATGGAGAAATCCCTCATCGATCAGTTTGGCCCTCATCGTGCCTTCAAGCAGAGGTTCTGCCGGTGTCACCCACTGTTTCCCATCATAAAAGGCGATATTGGATATGGTAGTATCGGTCAGATAGCCCTTTTTTTCTATGATCACTTCATCCACATCTTTGTGGGATTCCAGCAAGGCATTTAATGCATCTCTGTCGGCATATTTTAAACTGTATTCAATATCGGAGGAGACGATCTTCAGCCGCTGTATCTCTTTTGGCGTGTAGGGTATATACTCTATAGTATGTAAGTGTTCTGCGTAGAGGATACGACAACGGTATAAGCCCGTTTTGGGTGCCTCTATACAGGAAGAGAGATCGAGTACATCATGAGAGTCAAAAAGTATTTGACGGCTTTTGTTACATCGAAGCTGATGGTAGCTAAGGTTATGGATGACTCCATCTTCTATCTTGATCGTCTCAAGTAGAAGGGGTGTATGTGATCGTTCTTGTGACATTAAGTGTCAAAGAGTTCTGTAGAGAGGTAACGTTCAGCCGTATCACATAGTATTGTGACGATGGTTTTTCCTTTGTTTTCCGGTCTGCTTGCCATGATGTAGGCCGCATGCAGGTTTGCTCCTGCAGAGATACCGATAAGCAGTCCCTCTTTTCTGGCAATTTTTTGTGCCATGGCAAAAGCGGCTTCATTGCTCACGGCAATGATGTCATCATAAATCTCCGTATTGAGGATCTCCGGTACGAACCCTGCACCGATACCCTGGATTTTATGCGGTCCGGGCTGTCCCCCTTCCAGGACCGGAGAATCCGAAGGTTCCACTGCGATGATCTCAAGTGAAGGTATCTTTGTTCTGAGTATCTCTCCTGTACCGGTAAGTGTTCCGCCCGTACCTACAGCAGCCACAAAGATATCCAGATCGCCTGCCGTGTCATTCAGGATCTCAAAGGCAGTGGTTTTTCGGTGAATATCCGGATTGTTCGGATTGTTAAATTGTTGAAGCACTTTTGCATTGTCCAATTCCTTTTCCAATGCAGAGGCTTTTGCAATAGCCCCGCTCATACCTTCTGAGGCCGGTGTAAGCACAAGCTCTGCACCCAAGTGCATAAGAAGTTTACGGCGTTCTATACTCATAGATTCAGGCATGGTCAAAATGAGTTTAAGGCCCTTGGATGCACAAATGGCAGCAAGACCGATACCTGTGTTCCCGCTTGTCGGTTCAATGATGGTAGTGTTCTGATCGATCTCACCTGATTTGAACGCTGCATTGATCATGTTAAAGGCAATCCTGTCTTTTACAGAAGAGGTAGGATTCATAAATTCACATTTACCTAAGATAGTCGTGCCGGTCTCTTCTGAAAGTGTATTGATTTTGACCAAAGGCGTATTCCCTATCAGTTCTTCAATATTGTTTGCAATCATTTACCATCCTTGTTCATTTGTTTTATGTTAGCAGGTTAT encodes the following:
- a CDS encoding inactive transglutaminase family protein, which gives rise to MSRRFQVRLITFALAFTGFFIVWYKVGVLGIPFLPHEKRSVYTVGAEISFVGQKKSVLVSMALPEPQEGIQILSEDVASSGFGYAEGETVNGKRAEWSKRNVVGPQMLYYSLEVLIEPGEHKPKPPIVPSEQETETLSDLPNMLQDTAKNLLHDIRSRSADTHSFTAQLIKDFSAKEPSQAVKILLAQSGESKIDLLYRLLRYRKITVRKIHGLYLESARRNIALTPMLDVYDGKDWQLYDLNKGKVVRDKNFFVWQQGDNALIEVTGAKKSNISFSLNERQVPVQYLLDKKELVKKAAILDFSLFTLPISEQNTYRHILLVPFGALVVVLLRIMVGLRTSGTFMPVLIALAFMETTLSAGLIMFIMIVGMGLIIRSYLSSLNLLLVARISAVMIVVILIMSFMSILSFKLGIKEVLTVTFFPMIILAWTIERMSILWEEEGAREVFIQGGGSLIVAVFAYFVMSDPFVSHIAFNFPELLLVVLAVIIMIGRYSGYRLSELMRFRSMVE
- a CDS encoding alpha-L-glutamate ligase-like protein, giving the protein MFANPFKLKKLGILGMNKRNIHYIGAHNDRKYYPLVDNKLKTKIVAQNAGIAVPKLIKTIERQSQLRHLKEMLEGIDGFVLKPSQGSGGKGILVIVKREGDEFIKANGQRLALRDIQRDISNILSGLYSLGGKPDVAMLETLVEFDPIFDRYSYEGVPDIRVITYRGYPAMAMLRCSTRESDGKANLHQGAVGVGLDIATGKALFAVQHGRPVTHHPDTGYDFSELEIPHWEKILSLAASCYEVTHLGYLGVDIVLDKHLGPLILELNARPGLAIQIANRTGAVKRYDVIDTQQANLDVTQRVKFSMEHFNMQEGEDQIIMREK
- a CDS encoding VF530 family DNA-binding protein is translated as MSDADKNNPLHGIKLKQIIEELQEEYGWELLGEFVNIRCFKYDPSINSSLKFLRKTPWARDKVEALYLLMRKKKAKEN
- a CDS encoding 4-(cytidine 5'-diphospho)-2-C-methyl-D-erythritol kinase; translation: MGGFEGGDEGGYWDIDTLPASTDNGNEPKNPTKRQSTIEKTDAGYSIRAHAKVNIFLKITGHKEGYHTLLSRFMYVEDLYDTISFEPCECDTFTIEGCEGIPLESNTIYKAYKALNDHTGDLEILDFFYKHKVVVTKRIPSQAGLGGGSSDAAAFMRLVKEVCNLLISTEELAKLGSTIGADLPFFIYNYTSANVSGFGEIVEPFEEEPLSLELYTPQIGCDTALVYKTFKAQLLDGISLASFIGWEKLDSKTLLERIADPILLNDLYKAALIAYPELKKEAKEGWFFSGSGSTFFRLR
- the truB gene encoding tRNA pseudouridine(55) synthase TruB — translated: MNRLFVVNKPIFRSSNGYMGYVKRKYGTKKVGFSGTLDPFATGCLIVATGQYTKLFQYLNKTPKSYKATLWLGANSPSLDIEKIDSIKEVSPCTRQQIEDALLSLKGELTYYPPKFCAKKINGKRAYELAREGEEVALKTITSTIYDIKLLNYNHPFVHFEATVSEGTYIRSLGALVADKLGVDGTLSSLHRIHEGAFYFEDEKALNPFTHLSIPSNTYTGDETYLELGKKLSLDYFETKENGVYLIETSHFFSIIEIKGEEIKYRFNRIPKFEAC
- a CDS encoding ATP-dependent helicase, which translates into the protein METILNALNPSQREAVEHIDGPMLILAGAGSGKTKTLTTRLAYLVGEVGIDPANTLTLTFTNKAAAEMRERALKLMPEKVSYPPLLCTFHKFGLLFLKFHIEKLGRSNAFVIIDSDDKKRLLRSIAKELKVDLNISFIASEISKYKNSLLSPELVLEKAELPDYKKIANIYVKYQANIEENNLVDFDDLLMLTYKILRENDTLRKETSQRYQYIMVDEYQDTNELQFQLLELLSSEHTNLCVVGDDDQSIYGWRGANIRNILEFANNFETCKTVKLETNYRSTEPILNAANTLIEHNSTRLGKKLTSHKGTGQEVKLLHSLDESMEAKAIAHEVQKLLDEGVDPNEIAVLYRINALSRSLEEGFTKAGLGFKLIGGMRFYERAEIKDLISYLRVLSNPHDDFSLIRIINKPKRGIGKASIEKLQKAAFDAKMSLFEYMKKSVHGELPAVVSKKITTALEKLVEDITLLQEALENELGNFITLFEERIKLKDHYAGMVDGFDRILNIDEFYGYFRDAVMKNPDLTLDEFLNDISLQSDQDQVEEDTITIMSIHAAKGLEFEHLFVIGLEEEFFPLLGEGSNMEEERRLGYVAITRAKSDLTLCYVDSRFYKGRRKMIDKSRFLGEAGLIQETSLKITKSSAFKKGDLVKHKIFGIGRVQAANKSGKEYKLLINFGGNKKEILSSFVQSI
- a CDS encoding LysR family transcriptional regulator, with protein sequence MLKDFVKLETFLTVSRERSFSKASAKLGISQPAVTQQIKFIEKYLGCKVIERKKNGIKLTHEGEELYKIATRLEKEILSAEQDVLKIINKEITFRLGASYTIGAYIIPGQCLNTIGEAINNSVSLDIDQSDNIIEKLKDRKLDVGLIESPIMDNDLIYREWLEDELVVVSNVPINKTLKTEELYEFDWICRDEGSHTRRVVSEVFEELGVSCKSFNVLSEVNNSATVLQTIKKSDKNPDKPVVSIISKYAIMDEVANGELFEARLRGYTMTRKFFIVYSKENKHNAYVDNVVNYILAGRC
- a CDS encoding aminotransferase class IV family protein; its protein translation is MSQERSHTPLLLETIKIEDGVIHNLSYHQLRCNKSRQILFDSHDVLDLSSCIEAPKTGLYRCRILYAEHLHTIEYIPYTPKEIQRLKIVSSDIEYSLKYADRDALNALLESHKDVDEVIIEKKGYLTDTTISNIAFYDGKQWVTPAEPLLEGTMRAKLIDEGFLHPKEIKKERLQNYSHVALMNAMIGFKILNIKPHKLL
- the cysK gene encoding cysteine synthase A, with translation MIANNIEELIGNTPLVKINTLSEETGTTILGKCEFMNPTSSVKDRIAFNMINAAFKSGEIDQNTTIIEPTSGNTGIGLAAICASKGLKLILTMPESMSIERRKLLMHLGAELVLTPASEGMSGAIAKASALEKELDNAKVLQQFNNPNNPDIHRKTTAFEILNDTAGDLDIFVAAVGTGGTLTGTGEILRTKIPSLEIIAVEPSDSPVLEGGQPGPHKIQGIGAGFVPEILNTEIYDDIIAVSNEAAFAMAQKIARKEGLLIGISAGANLHAAYIMASRPENKGKTIVTILCDTAERYLSTELFDT